GACTTCATCCTGGAATCGGCGCAATGACTGAGTGATTCCCTCGTAAATAATTTCCTTGCGGCGACGCAGGCGGACCTTGCCCTTGGCGATGCGTCCGCTGGAAACGATGCAGCCGGCAACCGGCGCGCCCTTGGACAATTCGAAAACCTTGCGCACTTCCGCCGAGCCGATGATGACTTCCTTGAGAATCGGATCGAGCAGACCCGCCATGGCTTCCTTCACCTCGTCAATCAACTCGTAAATGATGGCGTAAAGTTTGATCTGGACGCCTTCGTGCTTGGCCTTGTCCGCCACGCCACTGTCCACGCGCGTGTGAAAACCGAGGATGACAGCGCTCGAAGCCGAAGCCAGCGCCACGTCCGATTCGGTGATGGTGCCGACCGCGCTATGGATGATTTCCAGAGTCACCTTGTCGGACTCGATTTTCTTCAATGCTTCCACGATGGCTTCCACGGAGCCTTGCGTGTCCGCTTTGACAACAATTTTGAGCGTTTTACCCTGTTGCGATTGCAAGGTGGCAAACAGATTTTCCAGCGTCACTTTGCCTCGCATCGCCTCCAGGCCTTCTGCCTTGGCTTCCAGCATGCGTTGTTCGGCCAGGTCGCGCGCCGCTTTTTCGTCTTCCACGACACTGAATTCGAGGCCGGCTTCGGGGACGCCGTTCAAGCCCAGCACTTTCACCGCGACGGAAGGGCCGGCTTCCTTGAGCCGCTTGGCTTCCTCGTTGATAAGCGCGCGCACGCGCCCATAAAACTGGCCGCAGAGGATGACATCGCCGACGCGCAACGTGCCTTTGCGCACGAGCACGGTGGCGGTCGGGCCGCCGGGTTCGAGGCCGGATTCAATCACGTTGCCTTTGGCGCGGCGGTTGGGGTTGGCCTTCAACTCCAGCAAGTCCGCCTGGAGCAAAATCATTTCAATGAGTTTATCCACGCCTTGTTTTGTCAGCGCGGAGACGTCTACGTAAATCGTATCACCGCCCCAATCGTCCGGCACGAGGCCCTTGTCCTGCAATTGCTGGCGGACTTTCAGCGGGTTGGCGTTCGGATGGTCAATCTTGTTGACGGCGACGAGAATCGGAACTTTCGCCGCCTTCGCATGGCTCAACGCCTCGAGCGTTTGCGGCATGACGCCGTCGTTCGCCGCCACGACGAGCACCACGATGTCCGTGACATTCGCGCCGCGCGCGCGCATGGAACTGAAGGCGGCATGGCCGGGCGTATCAAGAAAAGTGACCTGCGCGAGTTCTTTTTTCCGCTCCGGATGCGGGAAGGAAATTGTGTAGGCGCCAATGTGCTGGGTGATTCCGCCGGCTTCACCGGCCGCGACATCGGACTTGCGGATGACGTCCAGCAAGGTCGTTTTGCCATGGTCGACGTGTCCCATGATGGTGACGACCGGAGCGCGAGGTTTCAAGTCCTCGACCTTGTCCTCCATGTCGAGTTCGACCTTCTTGATCGGTGCGTGGACCACGCCGCCGCCGCGTTCGCGTTTTTCAACTTCGAACCGGAAACCGTGCAGTGCGCAAACTTTTTGGGCGGTGGCTTCGTCAATCGCCTGATTGACCGTGGCAAAAACGCCCAGCTTCATCAGGTCGCCGATGACAACGAAGGGCTTCTGCTTCATCTGTTCAGCGAGATCGCGAACCACGATGGGCGGCTTGATGATGATGACCTTGGCATCCGCCGGCAGGGAAATTTTTGGGCCGGATTCTTTGAGGCCCGGACCTTTTTGCGGCGCTTTTGCCCCGGGCATGGAAGGACCCGCGGGCGCCATGGGACCGC
This sequence is a window from Verrucomicrobiia bacterium. Protein-coding genes within it:
- the infB gene encoding translation initiation factor IF-2 gives rise to the protein MPVRIYDISKKLGLENKDIISKAKTLGITAAKVASSSLDKISAEYLENELLKDHPDIAARLNAPPPEAPKAPVVEEKIVIITAPPPPPPSAPVEIVAPAPPEPVHVPNGAEPAPLETRKEDIAEPVMATSVVEPPPPPAPVIAPKPVVPPPPPKPQVGEKVGFIQLPQKPAPKPVEKPAQKFPGQQPRQQQPDRRTDFNKRGDIRNFRGGPMAPAGPSMPGAKAPQKGPGLKESGPKISLPADAKVIIIKPPIVVRDLAEQMKQKPFVVIGDLMKLGVFATVNQAIDEATAQKVCALHGFRFEVEKRERGGGVVHAPIKKVELDMEDKVEDLKPRAPVVTIMGHVDHGKTTLLDVIRKSDVAAGEAGGITQHIGAYTISFPHPERKKELAQVTFLDTPGHAAFSSMRARGANVTDIVVLVVAANDGVMPQTLEALSHAKAAKVPILVAVNKIDHPNANPLKVRQQLQDKGLVPDDWGGDTIYVDVSALTKQGVDKLIEMILLQADLLELKANPNRRAKGNVIESGLEPGGPTATVLVRKGTLRVGDVILCGQFYGRVRALINEEAKRLKEAGPSVAVKVLGLNGVPEAGLEFSVVEDEKAARDLAEQRMLEAKAEGLEAMRGKVTLENLFATLQSQQGKTLKIVVKADTQGSVEAIVEALKKIESDKVTLEIIHSAVGTITESDVALASASSAVILGFHTRVDSGVADKAKHEGVQIKLYAIIYELIDEVKEAMAGLLDPILKEVIIGSAEVRKVFELSKGAPVAGCIVSSGRIAKGKVRLRRRKEIIYEGITQSLRRFQDEV